In Acidimicrobiales bacterium, the sequence CGCACGTGGCCCACCCCGAAGGCGACCTGCTCTGCACGCTGGTGTCAAACGGCAGGGAGCGCCCTTGGCGAGTACGCGTGAACGGCCCCGGCATGGCGGCGCGCTCGATCTCCGCTCATGTGATCGCCCGGGAGGATCTTGACGGCAGTGGTCGCGACCTCGCGCAGCTGAGCTTCGCGGTTGATCCGGCCGGTACCGACCGGTGAGCGCGACCTGGGCGGCGACGCTGCCCATCCACTTGGCCTTCTGGCAACGAACGCTGATCGGGCTGGTGGTCGTGTTGGTGGTCGCACCGGCGCTCGCGCTCGGTCTGCAAGTTGCCACGGCGACCCTGCGGATCCGGGCGCGCCGAGGATCGGGCTCGACCGCGGGACCCGGCGGGGTGCTGCAACCTCTCGCCGACCTCGGCCGCGCGGTGCAGTCTGAGGACGTCTTGCCGTCCGGCGCCAGTGCGGTGCTGGCCGAGACGGCTCTGGCGCTCGCCATCGCCGCTCCCTTCGCGGCGCTGGCGGTGATACCGGCCGGTCCGGATCAGGTCATGGCGCCTGCAGGTGCGGGCGTGCCGCTCGGGGTTGCCGCGCTGGTGGTGTGCGGTCTCGCGTCGTGGTGGGCCGACGGGCGTGGTGTGGCGTCCCGCGCCGAGGGTGCGGTGACGTTCTCCCATGCCGCGATCGCTGCCGCGTTGTTGTGCTTCGCGGCAGCAGCCGCAGCGGTGAGCGCCGGCGCCGCGTCGCTGGCCGGGGTCGTGTCTGGTCAGATCCACCACGCGGTGTTCGGTTGGGACACCCTCGGTGTCCCCGGCTTGATCCTTCACCCGTTCGCCTTCTTCGTGTGGCTCGCTGCGCTCGCCGCACTCTTCCGCGTCGGGCCGTTCCGGATGGCGGGCGCTGGGGTGCCGTACGCGATCGGCGGGCTCCGGGCGTGGGCATGGTCGCTCGCCCGTTGGCTGGGGGTGCTGGCGGGGTGCGCGCTCGGGGCGACGTTGTTCCTCGGCGGTTGGGCGGTCCCGGGCCATCCCACCCTCACCACTGCGTCAGTGCTGGGCCCGCTGGTGCTGGCGTGCAAGACGCTGCTGCTGGCGGGGGTGCTGGTGACCGTCGACGTCGGCTGGCCGTCGTTGGGGCTGGCCGCGCGCTGGGGGCTGCTGGTCGGATGGCTGCTGCCGTTGGCGCTGATCGACCTCGGCGCCACCGTCTTCGCGAAGTTGGTGTGGTGATGGGCGTCGGTGGCTGGCGTGGCCTCGGTCGCTCGTGGTGGGCGACGTTGCGAGCTGCGAGCCGCCCGCCGGTGACGGTTGCCTGGCCGGCGGAGCGCGAGGAGCCCGTGTCGACCGCCCGCGGTTCCATCGCCATCGACAGCCGCAAGTGCGACGACAGCCAGGCCTGCGTCCGTGCCTGTCCGACCGGCTGCCTGCAGGCGACCGCCGCGGGCCTCCGCCTCGACCGCGCCGCGTGCATCTCGTGCGGGCTGTGCGTCGAGGCGTGTCCCACCGGGGCGGTCAGTTGGTCGGCGGTCGACGAGCTGGCCGCCACGACGCCCGACGGCTTGGTCGTCGACGTCGAACGGGCGGACCCGCCTGGTGCGCCCACTGCCGATCCGGCCTGATTGGCGTCACTAGGGTGGCAGCGGTCCCACCAGCGGAGGTCCTACGCATGCCCGAGCAACCGCAACCTGCGATCGAGGCACTGATGCTCGAAGATCGTGAGTTCGCACCGCCCGCCGGCGTGCGTGCCGATGCACTGGTGTCCGACCGCCATCTGCACGACGAAGCCCGCGCGGATCCCGAGGGGTTCTGGGCGGCCCAGGCGAGCGAGCTGCTCGACTGGGACCGTCCGTGGGACTCGGTGCTCGACTGGAAGCTGCCCTACGCGAAGTGGTTCGTGGGCGGGCAGCTCAACGCCGCGCACAACTGCCTCGACCGCCACGTCGACGCGGGTCTGGGTGGCCGGGTCGCGTACCACTGGGAAGGCGAGCCCGGTGACCAACGCACGATCACGTACGCCGAGCTGCGCGACGAGGTCGCCAAGTTCGCGAACGTCCTCAAAGGTCTCGGTGTCGCCAAGGGCGACCGGGTCGCGATCTACCTGCCGATGATCCCGGAGTTGCCGGTCGCGATGCTGGCCTGTGCTCGCATCGGCGCACCTCACTCGGTCGTGTTCGGAGGATTTTCTGCCGACGCGCTGGCCGATCGCATCAACGATGCCGAGTGCAAGGTGCTGGTCACCGCCGATGGCGGTTGGCGGCGCGGCAGCCCGGTGCCGCTGAAGCCCGCCGCCGACGTCGCGCTCGCGCAGACCTCGAGCATCGAACATGTCGTGGTGGTGCAGCGCACGTCGGCGTCGGGTGACGACACGCCCACCGCCATGACCGACGGCCGCGACCACTGGTACCACGACCTCATGGCCGACGCCTCGGCCGAGTGCCCTTGTGAGCCAATGGACAGCGAAGACCTGCTGTACCTCCTGTACACGTCCGGCACCACGGGCAAGCCGAAAGGCATCATGCACACCACCGGCGGCTACCTCGCCCAGTGCGCGTTCACCCACAAGTACGTCTTCGACCTCCACCCCGAGCGCGACGTGTACTGGTGCGCCGCCGACATCGGCTGGGTCACCGGCCACAGCTACATCGTGTACGGCCCTTTGGCCAACGCCGCCACGTCGGTGATCTACGAAGGCTCGCCCGACACCCCCGGCAAGGACCGCAACTGGGACATCGTCGAGCGTTACGGCGTCACGATCTTGTACACCGCGCCGACGGCCATCCGCGCGTTCATGCGGTGGGGCACGCAGGAGCCCGAGCAGCACGACTTGTCGAGCTTGCGGATCCTGGGGTCGGTCGGTGAGCCCATCAACCCTGAGGCGTGGATCTGGTACCACACGCACATCGGCGGGGAGCGCTGCCCGATCGTCGACACCTGGTGGCAGACCGAAACGGGCGCCATCATGATCTCGCCGTTGCCCGGCGTCACGACGACCAAGCCCGGTTCGGCCACGTTCCCGCTGCCAGGCATCAGCGCCGCGGTCGTCGACGACGCCGGCACCCCCGTCGGGTCCGGCGGGGGCTACCTCACGCTCGACCAGCCGTGGCCGTCGATGTTGCGCGGCATCTGGGGTGACCCGAAGCGCTACGAGGAGACGTACTGGGGCCGCTTCCCCGGTCGCTACTTCGCAGGCGACGGCGCCAAGCTCGACGGCGACGGCTACTTCTGGGTCATCGGGCGAGTCGACGACGTCATGAACGTGTCGGGCCACCGCATCTCCACCACCGAGGTCGAGTCCGCGCTGGTCGACGACCAGCGGGTTGCCGAAGCCGCCGTGGTCGGCGCCAAGGACGACCTGACCGGCCAGGCGATCGTCGCGTTCGTCACCTTGCGCGGCGGCCAGGACGGCACCCCCGACGTGGGCGAAGAGCTTCGCGAGCACGTCGCCGACAAGATCGGCAAGATCGCCCGTCCCAAGACCGTCATCTTCACCGATGACCTTCCCAAGACCCGTAGCGGCAAGATCATGCGCCGCTTGTTGCGCGACGTGGCCGACGGCCGCGACCTCGGTGACACGACCACGCTGGCCGACCCCGCGGTGGTCGAGGAG encodes:
- a CDS encoding NADH-quinone oxidoreductase subunit H, encoding MSATWAATLPIHLAFWQRTLIGLVVVLVVAPALALGLQVATATLRIRARRGSGSTAGPGGVLQPLADLGRAVQSEDVLPSGASAVLAETALALAIAAPFAALAVIPAGPDQVMAPAGAGVPLGVAALVVCGLASWWADGRGVASRAEGAVTFSHAAIAAALLCFAAAAAAVSAGAASLAGVVSGQIHHAVFGWDTLGVPGLILHPFAFFVWLAALAALFRVGPFRMAGAGVPYAIGGLRAWAWSLARWLGVLAGCALGATLFLGGWAVPGHPTLTTASVLGPLVLACKTLLLAGVLVTVDVGWPSLGLAARWGLLVGWLLPLALIDLGATVFAKLVW
- the acs gene encoding acetate--CoA ligase; protein product: MPEQPQPAIEALMLEDREFAPPAGVRADALVSDRHLHDEARADPEGFWAAQASELLDWDRPWDSVLDWKLPYAKWFVGGQLNAAHNCLDRHVDAGLGGRVAYHWEGEPGDQRTITYAELRDEVAKFANVLKGLGVAKGDRVAIYLPMIPELPVAMLACARIGAPHSVVFGGFSADALADRINDAECKVLVTADGGWRRGSPVPLKPAADVALAQTSSIEHVVVVQRTSASGDDTPTAMTDGRDHWYHDLMADASAECPCEPMDSEDLLYLLYTSGTTGKPKGIMHTTGGYLAQCAFTHKYVFDLHPERDVYWCAADIGWVTGHSYIVYGPLANAATSVIYEGSPDTPGKDRNWDIVERYGVTILYTAPTAIRAFMRWGTQEPEQHDLSSLRILGSVGEPINPEAWIWYHTHIGGERCPIVDTWWQTETGAIMISPLPGVTTTKPGSATFPLPGISAAVVDDAGTPVGSGGGYLTLDQPWPSMLRGIWGDPKRYEETYWGRFPGRYFAGDGAKLDGDGYFWVIGRVDDVMNVSGHRISTTEVESALVDDQRVAEAAVVGAKDDLTGQAIVAFVTLRGGQDGTPDVGEELREHVADKIGKIARPKTVIFTDDLPKTRSGKIMRRLLRDVADGRDLGDTTTLADPAVVEEIRTRASAGGAGDE
- a CDS encoding 4Fe-4S binding protein, with the protein product MGVGGWRGLGRSWWATLRAASRPPVTVAWPAEREEPVSTARGSIAIDSRKCDDSQACVRACPTGCLQATAAGLRLDRAACISCGLCVEACPTGAVSWSAVDELAATTPDGLVVDVERADPPGAPTADPA